CGCCAGCTGCTATTTGTAGCATCCCAAACATGTTAAGATCTAAACATGCTTCTTCATCTAAATATGCTTCTTGTGGCATCATTAAAATGTTAGGATTTCCACCTTCTTCTACATATGCTTTAAGCGCCCCATTATCATTAAGCAATCTATCAAACTGTATTTTAGGTATACTATTCACTGGCCATTTTCCAGTTTGTTGAAAAGATAAATTTTCTAAAATTTTTTTAATTTCAAGCCGATTAAGATCATTTGCATGCATACTAGATTGAGTTATTGCCAAATCAATTGCTGTTTGACATTGCAAATCTCCTTTGTAAATATTTGCTCCATGTTCTACTAATAATTTTACCATGTCAAGAGATTTGCTTTTAATTGCAGCATGTAAAGGACTGCTATAATAACCAATTATTTTTTTAGTTCCATCACCTGGGTACAATGGTTGTGCTAAATTGACATCTGCGCCAGCAGATATCAGACGAGTGACTATTTCAAAATTGTTTTTATAAACAAAACGTCCTAATAAATTATAAATATTAGGGTTTCCACCGCCATCTAAATATGCTTTAACTACATCATCATCATTAACAAAGCTCTTAAACTGTTCATCAGGCATAAAAATTGGTGTCAATGCTTGAGAAGCGAAAATTAAACTTCCTTTAATGCACACACAAACGATAATCATTAATTCTAGTTTTTTAATTAATTTCATTATAAACTTCCCTTATTGTTAAATTTCAATTTAAATTAAGATAATTATAATAACAATGCATTTAATTTCATAAAGAAATCGACAGTCGTGATAATAATTACTCAAATTTACCAACAGGAGGATTCCTTCTTGCTTAACTTAAAACAATTTTAAACAAGCAAATATATTACACCTAGTTGCGTTCTATGAACCAAATTTAAAAGTAGTATAAAAACCTATAATTTCGCTGTGCTCATCTCAGGATGCAGTAGTAGCAAGGATCACTACACGCTTTTTTATTTCAAAAAAGAAGAAGACACAGGAATTTTCATAGAAACCGCAGGGCAAAATTACATAATAAAAGATCTGCTCTTTTTAGTTACTTAAATTTATTACCAAAGAATTTGATATACAACTTATCTATTTCATAACTATTACCACCATTTTTTAAAGCTATATCAATCTGATACATAGCTTGATGAAAACCTTGTAATTCGCAAGGCTGATACATTTTATATGTCTGCTTTAAAAATGAAAATGGTAACCCAAAGCTAACTTGCTTTGCAGCGGCATAATTTTCTGAATTTGTGAATCGAATAAAGAAATATGCTCGATAGACTTGATCAGACCAATAAGAAACCCAAAACATATCTGAGTACAATGGTTTAATCTGTAGCCACAATTTAAAAAAGTCTTTTTCTTTTTTTTCAAAAAAAAGCTGACTTAACGTAAATAATGACGTGTCAGTTGTTACAAGTCGTGCTACCCAGGATTGATAAAAAATTCTTGAATCAGTTCCAAGTAAATCTTGATAGTTTTTAAGTAAAAATAATTCATCTAATGAGTAACTATTTTTAAGCTTGTATATTTGAGTTAAGAAAAATAGTATCTTCTTCGATTGTTCAAGATCAGACGTCGACCATAAGAGCTTTGCATCATCAAAAAAATATCTATCCTTGATTGTGACTAAAGAAATATGCTTTTGTTGCTCTAACGATGTTTTTGTATCAAAAAAAGCTATAATTGTATGCGGGCCTTGATAGCTCATGCAATATTTAATAATATCATCTTTTTGTTTTAACTTTAAAGCAGATGCATCAGCAATCCAATACACACAACTCATTCCTAAAAATGATGTTGATAACTGTGATTTAAAGTTAAAATCATTGGACTGAATATCAATCATTTTCACATCGCATGATACTTGTGATTTTAATGAATCAAAAAATTGAGTAAAAAAAAGATGCGGATACACAGCGCCTTGAATAAGGATAACTGATACTTCATCATTTTCTATAAGAGATGGTGCTTTTTTTATAAATTGGGAAAGTTCCATGAGAACCTAGATATAGAAAAAGGAGCATAGGTTATATGCTCCTTTTTTTAGTTTTTATGCTGTTAAACCTAAGCGAATTTTGCCGCTTTCTTTTTCATATTCAAGAACAACAACTTTGATTTTGCTTCCGACTGGATAATATTTATCCATTTCGTTTTGCTTATCGCGAGCTATTTTTGAAATATGTACCAGACCAGCTTTACCTGGAGCAATATCAACAAATAAACCAAATTCAGCTATACGAGCTATTTCGCCATCAAGAACCATTCCTTGATCAACTTGATCAGCAAGTATTTTAACCCAAAGGATAGCTAAATCGATGCCTTCTTTGTTTTTGCCATAGATGTTAACATCTGAGCCTTCAATGTCAATTGTTGTGCCAGTTTTTTCAATAATTTCTTTAATTATTTTTCCACCAGAACCAATAACACCACCAACTTTATTTGGATCAATCGAGATAGAATAGAAACGCGGAACCAATGGAGACATTTCTTTGCTTGGTTCAGACATAACTTTGCTCATTTCACCAAGAATATGTAAACGAGCTTGCTTTGCCTGTTCTAATGCTTTTGCAAATACAGAACGTGGTAAACCACCTTTATATTTGATATCCATCTGAATCGCATTAATGCCTTCTGTTGTACCAGCAACTTTAAAATCCATTAAACCTAATGAATCTTCAAATCCAGTAATATCAGTAATAGCTTGGAATATTCCAGGTTGTCCTTCTAAAAGACCCATGGCAATACCAGCAACCATTCCTTTAATTGGAACACCCGCATTCATTAATGCCATAGTTGTTCCACACACAGTAGCCATTGAACTTGAACCGTTAGATTCTAAAATATCTGAAATCACTCGTGTTGTATAAGGGAATTCTACTTTAGTTGGCATAACACGTGCAATTGCTGACTGAGCAAGATGTCCATGACCAATTTCTCTGCGGCCTGGACCGCGTAAAGGTTTAACTTCACCAGTAGAAAATGGAGGGAAGTTGTAATGAAGCATGAAACTTGATTCAACTGGATCATCACTCATAATATCATCAGTTTTTTGAGCATCTTTACCACTACCAAGCGTAACACTCACTAAAGCTTGTGTTTGACCTCGTTGGAATAAAGAAGAACCATGCACTGACGATAAGAAACCAACTTCTGTTGAAATTTCACGTACTTTATCAAAAGGTCTTCCATCAACTCGTTTGCCACGACGAACAATTTCAGTTGCAATTTTTTGCTCTAAAATTGTATCAATAACAAAATTAAGTTCTAATTTACCATGCAACAAAGCAATAGCTTCTGCATGTAAAAGATGGAAATCTTCAAATATCGATTTAATCGCTGCGCTTAAATCTTCTTTTTTAGGTCCAGCATTAAAAATTCTATCAATAACATCTGCTGTAATAAATTCAGTTGCTCGTGCGCTCCACACATGCCAATCAATGTGGTTAGATTCAG
This genomic interval from Candidatus Chromulinivorax destructor contains the following:
- a CDS encoding ankyrin repeat domain-containing protein, which translates into the protein MKLIKKLELMIIVCVCIKGSLIFASQALTPIFMPDEQFKSFVNDDDVVKAYLDGGGNPNIYNLLGRFVYKNNFEIVTRLISAGADVNLAQPLYPGDGTKKIIGYYSSPLHAAIKSKSLDMVKLLVEHGANIYKGDLQCQTAIDLAITQSSMHANDLNRLEIKKILENLSFQQTGKWPVNSIPKIQFDRLLNDNGALKAYVEEGGNPNILMMPQEAYLDEEACLDLNMFGMLQIAAGDDKFDIVTLLLNAGADIDLGYNATPLHDAIANESLSMVKLLVTNGADVNKQNMCGQSSIEFANIKLQEDPENQKRLAIKSYLDEVDAYSIVSNTFTDEIPTAIGYPNNELGGTQYPVAHAEVRP
- a CDS encoding polyribonucleotide nucleotidyltransferase; amino-acid sequence: MKKTFRLDELGLEVEIGKMAQQADGSAWLRKGGTAILTTVVMAESKDFPGFLPLMVDYRELFSAGGKIPGGYLKREGRSSDKEVLTARLIDRSIRPLFPTYFFNSVQALSTVYSVDRNAPSAVLALIGTSIALTISRVPFLEPVGAVQVGRINGQWIMDPTADEDILSDVKLIIAGTYDGICMVEGSAAGISENEMIEAFFLAHDVIRKQVVWQQEIAKELQVVKSTSESNHIDWHVWSARATEFITADVIDRIFNAGPKKEDLSAAIKSIFEDFHLLHAEAIALLHGKLELNFVIDTILEQKIATEIVRRGKRVDGRPFDKVREISTEVGFLSSVHGSSLFQRGQTQALVSVTLGSGKDAQKTDDIMSDDPVESSFMLHYNFPPFSTGEVKPLRGPGRREIGHGHLAQSAIARVMPTKVEFPYTTRVISDILESNGSSSMATVCGTTMALMNAGVPIKGMVAGIAMGLLEGQPGIFQAITDITGFEDSLGLMDFKVAGTTEGINAIQMDIKYKGGLPRSVFAKALEQAKQARLHILGEMSKVMSEPSKEMSPLVPRFYSISIDPNKVGGVIGSGGKIIKEIIEKTGTTIDIEGSDVNIYGKNKEGIDLAILWVKILADQVDQGMVLDGEIARIAEFGLFVDIAPGKAGLVHISKIARDKQNEMDKYYPVGSKIKVVVLEYEKESGKIRLGLTA